Part of the Limisphaera ngatamarikiensis genome is shown below.
GAGCGATCAAAAAAATTTGCCGACGTCTCATAGTTTTAAGGGCCCTTTTAGTATGATGTGCAATTCCGGCAAGCATTTTCGCGGCCCGGGCAAAATTTTTTCTGTAGCTGCCGGAACCCCGTATCAAAAGCCGGTTCCGGCGCCGCAAGCGATTGCCGCTCAACGGAACGGGTGAGGGCGGGCCGCATCCCGGCCGGCGGGTTGGCCCCGGACGGTCCGGAGCGAAGCGGCGGTCATGCGACCGGCCCAAGGAAATCAAACCGGCGTTCATGGGGTGCATGGCTCCTCTTTCCCTGCATCCATCCCGTAGCGGCGCGGGGCGGCGGAGGTAAGCGTGAGCCGTGGCGGGACAAAAGAAATTGGTGCCGATGGAGGGAGTCGAACCCCCACGCCCTTTCGGGCACCAGATTTTGAGTCTGGCGCGTCTGCCAATTCCGCCACATCGGCACCGTGACGAGAAAGAGCATATGGATTTTGCGGAGGCTGTAAAGACCGCGATGGCCCGGGGGGAGGTGCACCCAACCAACCCGGCCGTGTGACCGCGCGGGTCCCGGGCTGGCGAACGGCCTCAGTGGGAGGGCCGGGAACCGGCTGTTATCGCCGTTCGATCCGGCGGCGGGCGGCTTCGAGGATGCGCCGTTCGCGAGGGGTGAGGCTGTGGATGCCGTGGGCGGAGATTTTGTCGAGGATGGGATCCACCTCGCGGCTGAGGAACTCGTCGGGAGGCAGATCGTCCGGGAGCGGAGGCTCGCCATTGGGCTGCCTGAGGGGCCGGAGGGGAGCGGGCATGCGGTATTCGGAGCGAGGGGTCCTGCGCGTGAACCGGAATTTGAGGCGCGGGAGGGAGGCTGTGAGGCCCCACCGGATGTAACCGATGCCGGCCAGCATGCCGCCCAGATGGGCGGCATGGGCGATGCCGTCGCCGGGGAACAGGAGTCCGAAAAGGGCCAGCAAGGCGCTGATGAGCAGGAGGTACTTGGCGCGCAGGTTGAGGGGCAGTACGAAAAAGAGCAGGAGGGTCAGCGGACGTTCCGGGTGGATGGTGGCAAATGCGGCCATGAGGGCGAAGGCACCGGCGGAGGCCCCAAGGACGGCGCCGCCGAACCACCGGGGCGAGATCAGGGCGGCCAGGACTTGGAGGATTCCGCCCACGAAACCGCCGAGGAAGTAAAGGGTCAGGAATCGGCGCGGACCCAATTCCTCTTCCAGCGCACGGCCGAACACGTAGATCACGAATGCGTTGAGCAGCAGGTGCAGGAGCCCTCCGTGCATGAATTGGAAGGTGAGCAACTGCCAGAGGTACCCATGGGCCAGGCCCTGGAGGCTGAGGGCGAACAGTTCATCGGTGGGAAACCGTGGAAAGGCGCGGTACAGGATGTTCTGGATCAGGAACGCGACCGCGTTGGCGATGACCAGCCAAACGGCTGCGGGCCAGC
Proteins encoded:
- a CDS encoding rhomboid family intramembrane serine protease, producing the protein MLDDRDYMRTPPAYRPGWPAAVWLVIANAVAFLIQNILYRAFPRFPTDELFALSLQGLAHGYLWQLLTFQFMHGGLLHLLLNAFVIYVFGRALEEELGPRRFLTLYFLGGFVGGILQVLAALISPRWFGGAVLGASAGAFALMAAFATIHPERPLTLLLFFVLPLNLRAKYLLLISALLALFGLLFPGDGIAHAAHLGGMLAGIGYIRWGLTASLPRLKFRFTRRTPRSEYRMPAPLRPLRQPNGEPPLPDDLPPDEFLSREVDPILDKISAHGIHSLTPRERRILEAARRRIERR